In Helicobacter anatolicus, the sequence GGTATGGAATGGATTTGGGATGCTTACCTGTGGCAGGGAGTTTTTATTTTGTACCTGATTTGTTACGTGGTAAGGTCTATACAGTACAGAATCCAAAACTACCTTTTGCAGCATTGCATGGGGATCCTGATGTAGTGATTAAGGGAAAAACGCGTATTGGACCAACAGCTTTGGCAATGCCAAAGTTAGAGAGAGGGAAATACTGGTTTAGTAAGCTTAGTCCTGAACTTTTGAAATTAGATCTCAATATGGATGTTATTAAAATTGCGATGGACTTAATGTCGGATAAAGAAATTCGAGATTATGTTTTAAAAAATATGGTATTTGAAATGCCTTATTTTGGTAAGAAAAAGTTTCTTAAAGATGCACAAAAGATCATACCTTCTCTAAAATTCTCTGATTTGCATTATGCAGAAGGTTTTGGTGAAGTAAGACCACAGGTTTTAGATAGAACCGCAAAGCAATTAGTATTGGGTGAGAAAAAAATTGCCACACAAAGAGGTATTACTTTTAATATGACGCCATCACCTGGTGCTACAAGTTGTTTGCAAAATGCTATGATTGACACTGAAGAGATTGTGGCTTATTTGAATAAGACTTTTGACAAAGAGAGATTTTTAAAGGATCTTTCACCAGAAGAATTAAATGCTTGATTTTTTTGCGACCTACCCATTTTTATGGAATGCTTTTGTCGCATCATTTTTGGTAAGTATTTGTGCGGGGATTATAGGAACTATTGTTGTATCTAGCAAGAGTGTTTTTTTGACAGGTGGGGTTGCGCATGGTGCTTTTGGTGGCGTGGGATTAGCATTATTTTTTGGAATTAACACAACAATTGGTGCAAGTGTCGCAGCAGTTTTGATGGCATTGTTTGTGGCTTTTGCTTCGTTAAGATATAAAAATTTTTTAGATAGTTATGTAGCTGCATTGTGGTCATTGGGAATGGCGATTGGTATTTTATGTATTGATGTTTCTCAAGGGTATGGCAGGGATATTTCAAGCTATTTGTTTGGATCGATTTTGGCGGTGAGTACGCAGGATTTATATCAAATTGCTATTTTTAATTTTGTGTTAATTTTATTTATAGTAGTTTTTTACAACGAAATTTTAAGTGTTTTTTATGATAGTGAATTTTGTAAGCTTAAGGAAATAAATACAGGATTTTTTCAAATTATTGTGTTTGTATTTATTGCGTTGGGGATTGTAATGAGTATGAGTGTTGCAGGTTTGATTTTAGTGGTTTCGATTCTTTCAATCCCTGCATATATTGCAAATTTATTTACTTCTTCTTTGAAACAACAAATGTTTCTTTCTTGGTTTTTGTCTTTAATTTTTATGTGGTCTGGATTTTTTATGGCTTTTAGCATGGATTTGAGTGTAGGTGCTTGTGTTGTGGTAGTTTCGGTGTTATGTATGATTTTGGCACTTTGTTTTAAGGTATTTTTAAGAAGGATGATATGGAAAAAAGATTAGTAATTTTTGGTTTAATTTGTGCATTTTTATTTGTATTTTTATTTATTACCATGGGAATTTTGGCAAATATAGTTGCACAACAAACACGAGAAATTAGAGATTTACAACAAAAAGTAGAAAAAATTCTTCCACGATCTTTGTGAATTTATAAGCCTAGTTTCTCCTATTAAAAAATAATAAATATAATAAAAGAATTTATATTTTTTAATAGCATTAAGGCCAGAAAGTGAAAAAGTATTTAATTTTATTTTTAATAAGTTGTTTGTGTTTGGAAGCAGCAAATACGCGTTATGCAAGAAAGAGTTCTGTAAGAAAAACTCGCCAACATCAACAGCAAGTCCCTTTTCCTAGTATAATTTTGAGTGGTAGTGCTGGTTTAGGGATAGATTACTATCATTATGAAGAACCAAAAGTAATGAATATTCATGGTCCAATGATTAATTTTTATGGGGATTTTGGTATCACGAAAAAACTTTTTAAATTTCAGTTAGATGGTTATTTTGCCACACATTTTGGGGCAAATAAATACAATGGTGCCCTGCAAAGTCATGAAACACAAACTCGTACTCCTTATAATGCAAAATCTACAGATTGGTATGTGGGAGTAAGCACAAAATTTGGTTTAAATTTGTGGCAGCATAATAAGGAATTGATTTTTGCTTATTTGGGGCTAGGATATAGATTTTTACATAATTTTGTAATCGATAATCCCGGGGTTCAGGCAAGTTATTTTAGGAATCAGGGGTATTTATATTTACCTATCGGGATTGATGGTGAGATTCCTATTAATCCAAAAATTTCACTTGTTGGAGAATTTGAATATCGCTTTTTTTTACTAGGACATAATACAAGCGGGTTTTCAGATTTAGGTTATGACAAGGATTTATATTTTATACAAAAAGAAGGTTATGGAATTAGAATTGGCTTTGGATCAAAATTTTATTTCGATAATGGTGGCGCGTTGCGTGTAAAAGTACATTATGAATATTGGGGAGTTGAAAATTCTAATATTGTAACTGCAACACAAAATGGTGTAGCAAAAGGTAATTATGTGGAACCAAAAAACTTTACACGTTCTTTTGGTGTAAGCATTGCTTATGTTTTTTAATTAAAAAAGAGGGGAGTGCATTTCTTTAGGGATGGGTAACCCCATAATTTTTAAGACACTTGGAGCAATATTACTAAGATTTCCATTTTGTAGGGTTTTTATACCCTCTGCAAAAACAAAACACCAAACATCCCCCACTGTGTGATTTGTAAGAATTTTACCATTAGAATCTTGCATTTTTTCACAATTTCCATGATCGCTTGTAAGGATAATAGCATAGTCTTTATCTTTTGCTTCTTTAAAGATTCTTCCCAACTCTTTATCTACTGCTTCTACTGCTTTAATAGAGGCTTCATAATTTCCTGTGTGCCCTACCATATCACCATTTGCAAAATTTACAACGATAAAATCAACTTTTTGTTTTATAAAATTTAGCACAGCATCACCTACTTCCTTTGCACTCATTTCAGGTTGCAAATCATAGGTTTTGACTTTTGGAGAGGCAATTAGTGCGCGTGTTTCACCCATAAATGGCTCTTCAATTCCTCCATTAAAGAAAAAGGTTACATGTGCGTATTTTTCAGTTTCTGCGACATGTGCTTGTGTGAGTTGGTGCTCTGCAATGATTTTTGCAAGACAATTTGCGATATTTTCTTTAGAAAATAAAATAGGGTAAGTAAAGTTTTTGTCATATTCTGTCATGGTAACAATATCAATTTTTGCAGGGTTAAGGGAATCAATAGGTGCTTTTTTGTCAATTGCTTCAATAATTTCTCTAGCTCTATCACTTCTAAAGTTGCTAAATAAAAATCCATCGCCATCTTTAAATCCTGTATAATCATGAAAGCTTGCAGGAATGATAAATTCATCATAAATTTCTTGATGATAAGATTGCTCTATATAATCTAAAATAGGGAGTTTTGTAGAGTTTTTTCCATTTGCAATAGCCTGATATGCTTGATTTATTCTTTCCCAGCGTTTATCTCTATCCATTGCGTAAAATCTTCCACTTAAAGTCGCAATTGTGGTATTTTGATTACAAAAAGGTAGGATTTGTTTGATAAAAGTTTTTAGTGTTTGGGGTAATACATCTCTACCATCACCAATAAGATGTAAAAATATTTGTTTTTGATAGGATTGTGCAATTTTTAATAACGCAATGAAATGTTCTATGTGGGAATGTACACCGCCATTACTAAGCAGACCACAAAGATGAATCCTTTTATTTTTTTGAAGAAAATTTTGTAAAATCTTATTGTCTTTTAATGTATTTTCTTGAATAGAACGATTAATTTTTACTAAGTCTTGATAGATAATTTGCCCACTTCCTAGACTCATGTGCCCAACCTCAGAGTTTCCCATTTGTCCATCTGGCAATCCTACATGCTCGCCATAGGTATGGATAAGAGAATGAGGAATATTTTCAAACAACCAATCATAAGTGGGTTTTTTGGCATTTGCAAAGGCATTGTAGTTATGGTCGGGATTGTGTCCAATACCATCTGTAATAATTAAAATAGTTTTTTGAGACATATGAGCTCCTATTCAGAGAGAAGATAAAATTTTGTTTCTTTACTAGGTATTGTATCAGTTTTTTTAAAAACAGATGGTTTTTGGATTTTCATCATCCTTTCTTCGGCTAAAAATTGTGGAATAAAAAGCTTAAGGAGACGAATTTTTTCTTGGATATCTTTAAAATAGCGTTCTGCTTTTTGATTGCTTGCTTGATTTTTTTTCCATGCAGTACCTTTGTGATAAGACTTGATGATTTTTTTATAGTCTTTTTTAAAGATTTTTTCCCATTCTAGAAGTTGTTCTAGTGCTACTTGTGAGGCAAAATCATGATTTTCAATAAGAATTTGTCCAACAAGATTTCTATTAAAAGAAGTATTTTTGAGTTTAGAGTATTTTTTAATGACAACTGGAATGAGGGCATGATAGATTCCTGCACTTGGATCAGAAAAATTTAACAGATATTTTCCTGCACAAGATTCTTGCCATGCAATTGCTGCCATTGTATAGCCAAAATCCTTTTTATTTCCGTAGTGATAGGCTCTAAGAATGACAGATTTTTGATCTTTTGTAAAATTTTTGGGATGATTGCAATCTCCTTGTAAAGTTTGCATAGGAATCTTAGCATCAAGAAAAAAAGAGAATAAAAAAATAAGAAAAACTTTAAACTTCATTATTGCATTGTTAGTAAAATATTTTAGGCTTAAAAATTATTGGTATATGAAGATCGATTTTTTCGTGAAAAATTTTAATTTTTTGTTGTGATAAGAAGAAAGTAAAATTAAAAAATGTATTAAAAAATTCTTATTTTGCTAAACAAAATATGCTAAAAAATGGGCGTTTAGGTTATAATTGCAGTTTGTATGTAAGCGTAAAGAGTGAGGAAAGTAGTTTGAATAAGGCAGAATTATTTGTTGAGATTTTGGTGGAAGAATTACCCGCAATCCCCTTTTTAAGAGAGTTTAAGAATTTTCATACAAAATGGGAAAGTGTTTTAAAAGAATTTGGAATTTGTGCGAAGAGTGAGTTTTACTATACTCCAAGGCGTATAGTAATTTGGTGTAAGGATTTTCCTTTGATGACAGAGGATAAGATTTTAGAAGTTTATGGTCCACCTGTGCAAGTAGCATTTCAAAATGGCGATAAAAATGGAGCAATGACACCAGCAGGTGAAGCATTTTTGAAAAAAAATCATCAAAAACTAGAGAATTTACAATTTAGAGAAAAGCAGGGAAAGGAAGTGCTTTTTGCGGTAAATGTGGAAAAAGGTATGGAGGTAAAAAATATTATTGCA encodes:
- a CDS encoding metal ABC transporter permease, whose protein sequence is MLDFFATYPFLWNAFVASFLVSICAGIIGTIVVSSKSVFLTGGVAHGAFGGVGLALFFGINTTIGASVAAVLMALFVAFASLRYKNFLDSYVAALWSLGMAIGILCIDVSQGYGRDISSYLFGSILAVSTQDLYQIAIFNFVLILFIVVFYNEILSVFYDSEFCKLKEINTGFFQIIVFVFIALGIVMSMSVAGLILVVSILSIPAYIANLFTSSLKQQMFLSWFLSLIFMWSGFFMAFSMDLSVGACVVVVSVLCMILALCFKVFLRRMIWKKD
- the gpmI gene encoding 2,3-bisphosphoglycerate-independent phosphoglycerate mutase, giving the protein MSQKTILIITDGIGHNPDHNYNAFANAKKPTYDWLFENIPHSLIHTYGEHVGLPDGQMGNSEVGHMSLGSGQIIYQDLVKINRSIQENTLKDNKILQNFLQKNKRIHLCGLLSNGGVHSHIEHFIALLKIAQSYQKQIFLHLIGDGRDVLPQTLKTFIKQILPFCNQNTTIATLSGRFYAMDRDKRWERINQAYQAIANGKNSTKLPILDYIEQSYHQEIYDEFIIPASFHDYTGFKDGDGFLFSNFRSDRAREIIEAIDKKAPIDSLNPAKIDIVTMTEYDKNFTYPILFSKENIANCLAKIIAEHQLTQAHVAETEKYAHVTFFFNGGIEEPFMGETRALIASPKVKTYDLQPEMSAKEVGDAVLNFIKQKVDFIVVNFANGDMVGHTGNYEASIKAVEAVDKELGRIFKEAKDKDYAIILTSDHGNCEKMQDSNGKILTNHTVGDVWCFVFAEGIKTLQNGNLSNIAPSVLKIMGLPIPKEMHSPLF